A genomic window from Fibrobacterota bacterium includes:
- a CDS encoding ABC transporter ATP-binding protein, producing the protein MSEPLLSVRDLSIRFGATEVVDRLSFSIQRGETLGLVGESGCGKSVSSLSLLGLLPQAKVTGSIRLDGQELTTLSQDGWRRIRGRKIAMVFQDPMTALNPLLTVGRHLEEVLSVHKGLRGAPALSEATRWLEKVGIPDPARRLSAHPHELSGGMRQRVLIAMALAGEPDLLVADEPTTALDVTIQAQILELLANLRRELSMSMLFITHDLGVVERVADRLAVLYAGRLAEEGPVEDVLAHPRHPYTEGLLGSVPGFRPRTGRLRSIPGQVPSATDWPAGCRFHPRCDRVQPICRTDEPGLSGNRRVACHFPGEDAR; encoded by the coding sequence ATGAGCGAACCTCTCCTTTCCGTGCGCGATCTATCCATTCGCTTTGGAGCCACCGAAGTCGTGGATCGGTTGTCGTTTTCCATCCAGCGCGGCGAAACCCTGGGGCTGGTGGGCGAATCCGGCTGCGGCAAGTCCGTGAGCTCGCTCTCGCTGCTGGGATTGCTGCCCCAGGCGAAGGTGACCGGATCCATCCGACTGGATGGACAGGAATTGACCACACTTTCCCAGGACGGCTGGAGACGCATCCGGGGGCGGAAGATCGCGATGGTGTTCCAGGATCCGATGACCGCGCTCAATCCGCTCCTGACGGTGGGACGGCACCTGGAAGAAGTCCTGTCCGTCCACAAGGGCTTGCGCGGAGCACCGGCCCTCTCGGAGGCCACCCGCTGGCTGGAGAAGGTGGGCATCCCGGATCCCGCGCGCAGGCTTTCCGCCCATCCCCACGAACTTTCCGGGGGCATGCGCCAACGCGTGCTGATCGCCATGGCCCTGGCGGGCGAGCCGGATCTGCTGGTGGCCGACGAACCCACCACCGCCCTGGACGTGACCATCCAGGCGCAGATCCTGGAACTCCTGGCGAACCTTAGACGAGAATTGTCCATGTCGATGCTGTTCATCACCCACGACCTGGGCGTGGTGGAACGGGTGGCGGACCGTCTCGCGGTGCTCTACGCGGGCCGGCTGGCGGAAGAAGGCCCCGTGGAGGATGTGCTCGCGCATCCGCGCCACCCGTACACGGAAGGCCTGCTCGGCTCCGTGCCCGGATTCCGCCCGCGCACGGGCCGGCTGCGCTCCATTCCAGGACAAGTTCCGTCCGCCACCGACTGGCCCGCAGGATGCCGGTTCCACCCGCGCTGCGATCGCGTCCAGCCGATCTGCCGCACCGACGAACCCGGACTTTCCGGAAACCGGCGCGTGGCGTGCCACTTCCCCGGCGAGGATGCGCGATGA
- a CDS encoding ATP-binding cassette domain-containing protein, whose protein sequence is MSLLSVRNLHVSFPVRGGFFGRVQGRVRAVDGISLDLAAGETLALVGESGCGKSTTARAILRLLDPDEGEIKIEGQDLRAMGSQTLRRFRRKAQIVFQDPSAALNPRRTAFQAVAEGLRTHDLAPRSALRERVLELFHLVGLSEEHLDRHPHEFSGGQRQRIGIARALAVEPALLVLDEPVSALDVSVQAQVINLLEDIQERTSVGYLFVAHDMGVVRHIADRIAVMYLGRIVETGPTEEICTAPRHPYTRMLIASVPALGGDTSRLQESRGELPSPLNPPSGCAFHPRCPLARPECSLVRPDLVLVDGNRQSACPVTAP, encoded by the coding sequence ATGAGCCTGCTTTCGGTGCGGAACCTGCACGTGTCGTTTCCTGTCCGCGGAGGCTTCTTCGGTCGCGTGCAAGGCCGCGTGCGCGCGGTGGACGGCATCTCCCTGGACCTGGCCGCGGGCGAGACTCTCGCGCTGGTGGGGGAATCCGGCTGCGGAAAGTCCACCACGGCTCGCGCGATCCTGCGCCTGTTGGATCCGGATGAAGGCGAAATCAAGATCGAGGGCCAGGACCTGCGAGCCATGGGTTCCCAAACCCTGCGCCGGTTCCGACGCAAGGCGCAGATCGTCTTCCAGGACCCTTCCGCCGCGCTCAACCCGCGGCGCACCGCCTTCCAGGCCGTGGCGGAAGGCCTGCGCACCCACGACCTCGCCCCGCGCTCGGCCCTTCGCGAGCGGGTGCTGGAGTTGTTCCACCTGGTGGGCCTCTCCGAAGAACACCTCGATCGCCACCCCCACGAATTTTCCGGGGGCCAGCGCCAGCGGATCGGCATCGCCCGCGCCTTGGCGGTGGAACCCGCCCTGTTGGTGCTGGACGAGCCCGTCTCCGCCCTGGATGTTTCCGTCCAGGCCCAGGTGATCAACCTTCTGGAAGACATCCAGGAACGCACCTCGGTGGGCTACCTGTTCGTGGCCCACGACATGGGCGTGGTGCGCCACATCGCCGACCGGATCGCCGTGATGTACCTGGGGCGGATCGTGGAGACGGGTCCGACCGAAGAGATCTGCACCGCCCCCCGCCACCCCTACACGCGCATGCTCATCGCCTCGGTTCCCGCCTTGGGCGGAGACACCTCGCGACTGCAGGAGTCGCGCGGCGAGCTGCCCTCGCCCCTGAATCCTCCCTCCGGATGCGCCTTCCATCCGCGCTGCCCGTTGGCCCGGCCCGAGTGTTCCCTCGTGCGCCCGGATCTGGTGCTGGTGGACGGAAACCGTCAATCCGCCTGTCCCGTGACAGCTCCCTGA
- a CDS encoding OmpA family protein has translation MSEKGSDQPPPRKKKKHDHPHHGGAWKVAFADFMTSMFALFLVLWIISSTSASQKEAVAQYFRNPTLFRAGSASPMDMGGNTRAQTREGENDGKSTRDAEKDAEAKEKEKLAALDSLLANDSLLSQLGKQFKTKQTDQGLEIEISDAEGLGTFHIGSAEINQRMEAPLRQLANTLSGIPNKVVVAGHTDKHGYSGEGYTNWQLSTDRANAVRTRLNNGGVEIERVNAVVGYGDTELAQPEDPYAPENRRVTILVLKQGKKFKP, from the coding sequence ATGTCCGAAAAGGGCTCCGACCAGCCGCCTCCGCGCAAGAAGAAAAAGCACGACCACCCGCACCACGGTGGTGCATGGAAGGTCGCGTTCGCCGACTTCATGACCTCGATGTTCGCGCTGTTCCTGGTCTTGTGGATCATTTCCAGCACGTCGGCTTCGCAGAAGGAAGCCGTGGCGCAATACTTCCGCAATCCCACCTTGTTCCGCGCCGGATCGGCTTCGCCCATGGACATGGGGGGCAACACCCGCGCCCAGACCAGGGAGGGCGAAAACGACGGGAAATCCACCCGCGACGCGGAAAAGGACGCGGAGGCGAAGGAGAAGGAGAAGTTGGCGGCTTTGGATTCCCTTCTGGCCAACGACAGTCTCCTTTCGCAGTTGGGAAAGCAGTTCAAGACCAAGCAGACGGACCAGGGGCTGGAGATCGAGATTTCCGATGCGGAGGGATTGGGGACGTTCCACATCGGGTCGGCCGAAATCAACCAGCGCATGGAAGCCCCTTTGCGGCAGTTGGCGAACACGCTTTCGGGGATCCCCAACAAGGTCGTGGTCGCGGGCCACACGGACAAGCACGGCTATTCCGGGGAGGGTTACACCAACTGGCAATTGTCCACCGACCGAGCCAACGCGGTGCGGACGCGTCTGAACAACGGTGGAGTGGAGATCGAGCGTGTGAACGCGGTGGTGGGCTACGGCGACACCGAGTTGGCCCAACCGGAAGACCCGTACGCTCCGGAAAACCGGCGTGTGACGATTCTTGTCCTGAAGCAGGGCAAGAAGTTCAAGCCCTGA
- the motA gene encoding flagellar motor stator protein MotA has product MLSIIGVLVVIVGVLGGYMAAGGKLLVLVQPAEFLTLGGAAIGGMLICTPGYVLSATLKKLKKIFANGYSSQDFMDILVMQYELYNKVRKEGILSIEQDVSAPDGSAVFKRYPKFLGNHEAVDFYCDALRQLVNGIDATAIDLSMETDLETHEKEIKMQPQVLSRMADAFPGLGIVAAVLGIIITMGHLDGSPAELGHHIGAALVGTMLGVLSAYGFISPMSQKLETVNVEDEMYLSCLASGFRAFSQGLAPMVAIEVARKSLFHNFRPDLNALNAAAKKG; this is encoded by the coding sequence ATGCTTTCCATCATCGGAGTCTTGGTCGTGATCGTGGGCGTGCTCGGTGGCTACATGGCCGCGGGCGGTAAGCTCCTGGTGCTTGTCCAGCCTGCGGAGTTCCTGACTCTTGGCGGCGCGGCGATCGGCGGCATGTTGATCTGCACGCCGGGATACGTTCTTTCCGCGACCCTGAAAAAGCTGAAGAAAATCTTCGCCAACGGGTATTCTTCGCAGGACTTCATGGACATCCTGGTGATGCAATACGAGCTCTACAACAAGGTGCGCAAGGAAGGAATCCTTTCCATCGAACAGGACGTTTCCGCGCCGGATGGGAGCGCGGTATTCAAGCGCTATCCCAAATTCCTGGGAAACCACGAGGCGGTGGACTTCTACTGCGACGCGTTGCGACAACTGGTCAACGGGATCGATGCCACCGCCATCGATCTTTCCATGGAAACGGATCTGGAAACCCACGAAAAGGAAATCAAGATGCAGCCCCAAGTCCTTTCCCGGATGGCGGACGCCTTTCCCGGGTTGGGCATCGTGGCGGCGGTGTTGGGGATCATCATCACCATGGGTCACCTGGACGGCTCTCCGGCCGAGCTGGGCCACCACATCGGTGCCGCCCTGGTGGGTACCATGCTGGGCGTGCTTTCCGCCTACGGGTTCATCAGCCCGATGTCGCAGAAGTTGGAAACGGTCAACGTGGAAGACGAGATGTACCTCTCCTGCTTGGCCAGCGGCTTTCGCGCCTTTTCGCAAGGCTTGGCGCCCATGGTGGCCATCGAAGTGGCGCGAAAGTCTCTGTTTCACAATTTCCGTCCGGACCTCAACGCGCTGAACGCCGCCGCGAAGAAGGGCTGA
- a CDS encoding prepilin-type N-terminal cleavage/methylation domain-containing protein: protein MRRGFSLVEILVALVIMVVVSSSVLMVFQYQSRNAGTQRAIAEMNLMAKGTSEELTRTLRMAGGMLPPGNGGVKVWGAGAERVTVVLNRSGTVDTTREPSVFVFGTLGVGAQSFANPLILPVRNVAGFTDKGYVLTTVRTPPTTFPVGTTPAPVRDTMIVLPVLALFKSVSVAGLATGAVIVADGSYFASKWKWMNSVRTDVNVFVYGIDSVRYRLMGDTLLRRVNRNDSASYALGIDSLRLQYQHPNGNWYDSLWSAVPSGQVEKVRISLKVRTRKKDNALAKTSPPTKGYHYQVIVNEVALRNVETLVNQ from the coding sequence ATGCGCCGCGGGTTCAGTCTGGTGGAAATCCTGGTGGCCTTGGTGATCATGGTCGTGGTCAGTTCGTCCGTGCTGATGGTGTTCCAGTACCAGAGCCGCAACGCGGGCACGCAACGGGCCATCGCGGAAATGAACCTGATGGCCAAAGGCACCTCCGAGGAACTCACGCGCACCTTGCGGATGGCCGGCGGCATGCTTCCCCCGGGCAACGGTGGAGTGAAAGTATGGGGAGCCGGCGCGGAGAGGGTGACGGTGGTGCTCAATCGCAGCGGCACGGTGGACACCACCCGCGAGCCGTCGGTTTTCGTGTTCGGAACTCTGGGGGTGGGCGCGCAGTCGTTCGCCAACCCGCTGATCCTGCCGGTGCGCAATGTGGCGGGATTCACCGACAAGGGGTATGTCCTGACCACGGTCCGGACCCCTCCCACGACATTTCCCGTCGGAACCACGCCTGCGCCGGTCCGGGACACGATGATCGTTCTGCCTGTGCTGGCGTTGTTCAAATCTGTTTCTGTCGCGGGACTGGCCACCGGTGCGGTGATCGTCGCCGACGGCTCGTACTTCGCTTCCAAATGGAAGTGGATGAATTCCGTTCGCACGGACGTCAATGTGTTCGTATACGGCATCGACTCGGTGCGTTATCGACTGATGGGCGACACTTTGCTGCGGCGCGTGAACCGCAACGATTCCGCGTCCTACGCTCTGGGCATCGATTCGCTTCGCCTGCAGTACCAGCACCCCAACGGGAACTGGTACGACTCTCTCTGGAGCGCTGTCCCCTCCGGCCAGGTGGAGAAGGTGCGGATCTCGCTGAAGGTGCGCACCCGCAAGAAGGACAACGCCTTGGCCAAGACCAGTCCGCCGACCAAGGGCTACCACTACCAGGTCATCGTCAACGAGGTCGCCTTGCGCAACGTCGAGACGCTCGTCAACCAATGA
- a CDS encoding prepilin-type N-terminal cleavage/methylation domain-containing protein, translating into MRRGFSMIEVMVALVILGIVISIFFQTNKYSTKNQGKTRSWTSEAAVLEKTVETLRTDYTVTELQGMSKSWTDSSQGGAKYNVRVVGSVVPASISNGFPPTMLAQMIVTVKKPGDTDSLAVTTVLWVN; encoded by the coding sequence ATGCGCCGTGGATTCAGCATGATCGAAGTGATGGTGGCGCTGGTGATCCTGGGGATCGTGATCTCCATTTTTTTCCAGACCAACAAGTACTCCACCAAAAACCAAGGAAAGACACGCAGTTGGACCTCGGAAGCGGCCGTCCTGGAAAAGACCGTGGAGACCCTGCGGACGGATTATACCGTGACCGAGCTGCAAGGAATGTCCAAATCCTGGACGGACAGCTCCCAGGGGGGGGCCAAGTACAACGTGCGAGTGGTGGGCTCCGTCGTGCCCGCCTCCATCTCCAACGGCTTTCCGCCCACCATGCTGGCGCAAATGATCGTCACGGTGAAAAAGCCCGGCGATACCGACAGCCTCGCCGTCACCACTGTCTTGTGGGTGAACTGA
- a CDS encoding type II secretion system protein, with the protein MGVSSIRSPKGGVQGFTLLELIVVVAIIGIAAGMAVTTWGKIQTRSQARASIEKIALALHQSRSESVTRNRRIGVYATEDTAVKFFAAGENRLGYRYLRFADSDSGVIGLYDPTDSVLQPWSALDGKVFTYTISSSGTSAGGVSLLFHADGSCEHDLSAKLGIAGFRDTFRLSLLPATGLAILEE; encoded by the coding sequence ATGGGAGTCTCATCCATCCGATCACCCAAAGGCGGCGTACAGGGGTTCACTCTCCTGGAGCTGATCGTGGTGGTGGCGATCATCGGGATCGCCGCCGGGATGGCGGTCACCACCTGGGGGAAGATCCAAACCCGCTCGCAGGCACGCGCCTCCATCGAAAAGATCGCGCTGGCCCTGCACCAGTCGCGATCCGAATCCGTCACCCGCAATCGGCGCATCGGCGTTTACGCCACCGAAGACACCGCCGTGAAATTCTTCGCCGCCGGGGAAAACCGGCTGGGCTACAGGTACCTGCGCTTTGCGGATTCCGACTCCGGAGTGATCGGATTGTACGATCCGACCGATTCCGTTCTCCAACCCTGGTCCGCACTCGATGGCAAGGTCTTCACCTACACGATTTCCTCCAGCGGGACTTCCGCGGGAGGGGTGAGCCTGCTGTTTCACGCCGATGGATCCTGCGAGCACGACCTTTCGGCGAAGTTGGGCATCGCGGGCTTCCGGGACACCTTCCGCCTTTCGCTGTTGCCGGCCACCGGCCTGGCCATCCTGGAGGAATGA
- a CDS encoding glycogen synthase — translation MKILFVASESHPYVTTGGLAGVVGSLPKALARLGHEVRICIPLYSRIDRQRHGIRYLQNLCVHMGTGEVWCGLHEAEHGDGVKTWFIDHSDMFGRPGVYDQDGQPYMDNNGRFAYLGKAALQACKDTGWIPDILHAHDWQGAPAIAFRKTWDAVYSPLSQTATVLTIHNLAYQGQGDKGVMEWMGMGPEHFTAEKFEDHGGVNLLKAGVHFADAITTVSPTYAHEIQGVVGGKGLHEPLRKRSWDLFGILNGIDPELYDPRSDAYLPAKFSPEDMTGRAACRLQLQRQMGLKEEPSACIISVVSRLAPGKGFELIEPAMERAIGGMHVQFVLVGSGNPHTEWWVGDLQRRHPGRVGNWIGYREDLAHLVYAGSDLYLMPSLFEPCGLSQMYAMRYGTLPVVRRTGGLADTVWNYIEHDGGGDGFVFEDYRVDSLYYTLGWAVSTFFDRPEHFRTMRQRVMARDFSWEASARHYEDAYRHALAKVR, via the coding sequence ATGAAAATCCTTTTCGTCGCCTCCGAATCGCACCCTTATGTCACCACCGGAGGTCTCGCCGGTGTGGTGGGATCCCTGCCCAAGGCCTTGGCTCGCCTAGGGCACGAGGTGCGCATCTGCATTCCCCTGTACAGCCGCATCGACCGCCAACGCCACGGCATCCGCTACCTCCAGAACCTTTGCGTTCACATGGGCACGGGCGAGGTCTGGTGCGGATTGCACGAAGCCGAACACGGCGACGGGGTCAAGACGTGGTTCATCGATCACAGCGACATGTTCGGGCGACCGGGAGTCTACGACCAGGATGGCCAGCCGTACATGGACAACAACGGCCGATTCGCCTACCTGGGCAAGGCCGCCTTGCAGGCCTGCAAGGACACTGGCTGGATCCCGGACATCCTCCACGCCCACGACTGGCAAGGCGCTCCCGCGATCGCGTTTCGCAAGACCTGGGACGCGGTCTACTCTCCGCTCTCGCAAACAGCCACCGTGCTCACCATCCACAACCTCGCCTACCAGGGCCAGGGCGACAAGGGTGTGATGGAATGGATGGGCATGGGCCCGGAGCACTTCACCGCGGAAAAGTTCGAAGACCATGGCGGCGTGAACCTGCTCAAAGCCGGCGTCCACTTCGCCGACGCCATCACCACCGTCAGCCCCACCTACGCCCATGAAATCCAAGGAGTCGTGGGCGGCAAGGGACTCCACGAGCCGCTGCGCAAGCGTTCATGGGATCTGTTCGGGATCCTCAACGGCATCGACCCGGAACTCTACGACCCTCGTTCCGACGCCTATCTGCCCGCGAAATTTTCGCCGGAAGACATGACGGGACGTGCCGCCTGCAGGCTCCAATTGCAAAGGCAGATGGGCCTCAAGGAAGAGCCCAGCGCGTGCATCATTTCGGTGGTCTCGCGTCTGGCTCCGGGCAAAGGCTTCGAATTGATCGAGCCTGCCATGGAGCGAGCGATCGGCGGCATGCACGTGCAGTTTGTTTTGGTGGGATCCGGCAACCCCCATACGGAATGGTGGGTGGGCGACCTCCAGCGACGCCATCCGGGCCGCGTGGGAAATTGGATCGGGTATCGCGAGGACCTAGCGCACCTGGTGTACGCGGGATCCGACCTCTACCTGATGCCCAGCCTGTTCGAACCCTGCGGGCTCTCGCAGATGTACGCCATGCGCTACGGCACCTTGCCCGTGGTGCGCCGCACCGGCGGTTTGGCGGACACGGTCTGGAACTACATCGAGCACGACGGCGGCGGTGACGGCTTCGTGTTCGAGGACTACCGCGTGGACTCCCTCTACTACACGCTGGGCTGGGCCGTGAGCACGTTCTTCGACCGGCCGGAACATTTCCGGACCATGCGACAGCGCGTGATGGCCAGGGACTTTTCCTGGGAAGCCTCCGCCCGCCACTACGAAGACGCCTACCGCCACGCCCTGGCGAAGGTCCGCTAG
- a CDS encoding type I restriction enzyme HsdR N-terminal domain-containing protein: MASPRSLVGTRRTEPEEAVRQALIAHLVDGLGVPRACIRQELALSTLDPRVRDRVDVAVHAADGSTLRPVLLAECKAPHVPLDELVIAQVRRYLRLVPARWVVLANGPSMLVFRVVDGIWQPSALPATWAELKEA, from the coding sequence GTGGCATCGCCCAGGTCGTTGGTCGGCACGCGGCGCACGGAGCCCGAAGAGGCCGTGCGCCAGGCGCTGATCGCGCATCTGGTGGACGGCTTGGGCGTACCACGCGCCTGCATCCGACAGGAATTGGCGCTTTCCACCCTCGATCCCCGCGTGCGCGATCGGGTGGATGTCGCGGTCCACGCCGCCGATGGATCGACTCTCCGGCCCGTGCTGCTGGCCGAATGCAAAGCCCCGCACGTGCCGCTGGACGAACTGGTGATCGCCCAGGTGCGGCGCTACCTGCGACTGGTGCCCGCGCGCTGGGTGGTGCTGGCCAACGGGCCTTCCATGCTGGTCTTCCGGGTGGTGGACGGAATCTGGCAGCCCTCGGCGCTGCCCGCGACCTGGGCGGAACTGAAAGAAGCCTAG